In the Solanum pennellii chromosome 5, SPENNV200 genome, one interval contains:
- the LOC107020624 gene encoding switch-associated protein 70 yields the protein MASNGAPQGDAYTKTSLENIKRQLASGSGRNLLQGPLLKRSETLRKWNERWVILDPTTGKMEYKARRNEPTIKGTIIFDANSTISISPVNFHGLPKYNSCCFYIGTPQKKEYFLCAETPGAAKAWVSTLHATQLVLKAHKEAVNSLSGNGSAKLGTVATVVAAANSTALEASKEIEAAMQIAMRNALEAMLNRTPDSPMDDLSIMKETLRVKDEELQNLAREIRARDSTIKELADQLSETAEAAEAAASAAQTMNEQRKIACAEVERLKADSEKQLESSKSKLREFEEKFMTLSKEMDQLIKHRDSAIQEAHLWRSELAKAREQAVILEGAVVRAEEKVRVAEADAEARIREAVQRESATAKEKQELLAYVNMLQAQLTRQHVDMNQVFEKTESCSSSIDNLPQTKHVDLSEENVDKACLSVSRAIDHVPPENVVDLTVDQTNHQSIENGEWSDIQPTESRIADVREVASETERTSLDIPVVTSPSNVHQNQGHNSHQP from the exons CTGAGAAAGTGGAACGAGAGATGGGTGATATTGGATCCAACAACTGGAAAAATGGAATATAA GGCTAGGAGGAATGAGCCAACAATCAAGGGTACCATAATATTTGATGCCAATAGCACGATATCCATATCTCCTGTAAACTTCCA TGGACTGCCAAAATATAATAGCTGCTGTTTTT ATATtggcactccacaaaagaaggAGTACTTCCTATGTGCAGAAACTCCTGGCGCAGCTAAGGCTTGGGTATCTACATTGCA TGCGACACAGCTTGTCTTAAAGGCTCACAAAGAGGCTGTGAACTCATTAAGTGGAAATGGGTCAGCAAAATTGGGAACAGTGGCCACTGTTGTCGCGGCAGCTAATTCAACTGCTCTTGAAGCTTCGAAGGAAATCGAGGCAGCAATGCAGATTGCAATGAGAAATGCTTTAGAAGCAATGTTGAACCGTACACCTGATAGCCCTATGGATGACCTGTCAATAATGAAG GAGACACTGAGAGTTAAGGATGAAGAATTGCAAAATCTGGCCAGGGAAATACGTGCAAGGGATTCGACAATTAAAGAGTTAGCAGATCAACTATCTGAAACCGCTGAAGCTGCAGAAGCTGCTGCATCTGCAGCTCAAACTATGAATGAACAAAGGAAAATTGCTTGTGCTGAGGTTGAGCGCTTAAAGGCAGATTCAGAAAAGCAACTGGAATCATCAAAGTCAAAG CTGAGGGAGTTTGAAGAGAAGTTTATGACCCTGAGTAAGGAAATGGATCAACTGATAAAGCATAGAGATTCGGCAATTCAAGAAGCACATTTATGGCGTTCTGAGCTCGCAAAAGCTAGAGAACAGGCAGTAATACTGGAAGGGGCTGTTGTTCGGGCAGAAGAAAAGGTCAGAGTAGCAGAGGCTGATGCGGAAGCTAGAATAAGAGAAGCTGTACAAAGAGAGTCTGCTACTGCAAAGGAAAAGCAAGAACTGCTGGCATATGTGAATATGTTACAAGCACAATTAACAAG GCAGCATGTAGATATGAATCAAGTGTTTGAGAAGACAGAGTCTTGCTCAAGCAGTATTGATAACTTACCACAAACCAAGCATGTGGATTTATCAGAAGAGAATGTGGACAAAGCATGTTTAAGCGTTTCGAGGGCCATCGATCATGTGCCTCCAGAGAATGTAGTTGATCTAACAGTAGATCAAACGAACCATCAGTCAATTGAAAATGGTGAGTGGAGTGATATTCAACCAACAGAGTCCAGAATAGCTGATGTAAGAGAGGTAGCATCTGAAACAGAAAGGACCAGCTTAGACATACCAGTAGTTACATCACCTTCAAACGTGCATCAAAATCAAGGGCATAACTCTCATCAGCCTTAG